TCTCCACGGCCTTCGTCGTCGCCCGTGGTCTCGGCAAGAACGCCGTGCTCACCGCCGATGCCCCGGGTTTCGTCGTGAACCGGCTGTTGGCCAAGGTGATGGGAGAAGCCGCCCGTGCCGTCTACGACGGCACTCCCGTCGCCGACGTGGAGAAGGCCTTCGGGCCGCTCGGCTTGCCGATGGGGCCGTTCCAGCTGATCGACCTCGTGGGGTGGAAGGTGGCTGCGCACGTGCAGGACACGATGGTGCGCGCGTTCCCTGATCGCTTCTACGCGAACGAGAACTTCCACGCCCTCGCCGAGCTCACCGAGGTCGTCGAGAAGGACAGGGGCGGCAGAGTCACCGGATTAACCAAGGCGGCGGAGAAGGTCCTCAAGGGGCACGTGGGCTCCCACCCGGCTTCGGCGGAGGCGATCCTGCGCCGGGTGCAGGACGGGCTGGCGCACGAGATTCGGATCATGCTCGATGAGGGCGTCGTGCCCGAGGTCGAGGACATCGACCTGTGTCTCATCCTCGGTGCGGGCTGGCCGTTCATCGACGGCGGAGCCTCACCGTACCTCGACCGTGAGGGCGCGTCCGAGCGCACGTTCGGAGCCACCTTCCACGAGCCGCCGATCCGGGGTGTGGGGGTCTGACGCGGACGCGCTCTCAACCCGCGGGCTGGAGAGCGCGAACCCGCAGGTCGCGTGCCAGGGTGTCTCGCTGCTCGATGATCAGTCGCCGTAGGGCCGCGGGCGCGTCCTCGTTGTCGACGAGCCACTGATCGACTCGCGTGAGGCTGTCGGCAGCCGGGAACAGTCCACGCACGAGTCGGCGCGCGATCTCGATACTGCGCGTCGACCACACCGTCCGGATGCGATCGAAATACTCGTCGTCGAGGTCTGACACGAACCCACGATGGTCTCCTGCGCGGACCCCGGAGATCGTCGCATCCAGCTCGTCGTTGCTGAGTGCGGTGTCGCTCCAGGCCGCGTCCCATCCGGCGCGGCGTACCGCGCGGTCTGGTCGTGCGCCGAGCACAGTGCGGTGGGCGCGCCGGCCGGCGGCGGACGGATCGGCCGCGAGCTCCGTGTCGGCGTCGCGGGCGTCAGCGTGCCCGGTGGCCGCGAGGGCGATCAGCAACGCCCAGCGCAGGTCGGGGTCCAGCGCGAGGCCGTCGGGCGGCGTGGCTGCGCCGCGGAGAAGATCGCGGATGCCGGCGGCCCGACTGTCGTCGTTGCGAGCCCCCGATGCGAGCCCGCGCGCCCAGGCGAGCTGGGCGTCGCTTCCCGCGTCGGCTCGGTGCAGCGCCTCCCAGGTGGTCGCCAACCACGCAGCGGAGAGGCGCGCACGGTCGGCGCGGGCGGCGTAGTGCTCCAGGGCGTACGACGTGCGCGAGATGACGTCGGACAGCAGCGACACCGACGTCTCTTCGGACGCGTGAGTGGTGACGATCTCGACGTATTCGGCGACCGGCAGCAGGCCGTCGCGTACGGCGTTCCACAGCGCGGCCCAGATGACCGATCGCGCGAGCGGATCAGCGACGGTGCTGAGGCCCTGGGCGACGGCGACGGTCGAACGCTCGTCGAGGCGCACTTTCGCGTACGTCACGTCGTCGTCGTTCGGCACCAGGAGTGCGGCGTCGGGCAGCACGGGCGCCGCGATCGTCGTCTGTTCGGCGGACAGGTCCACCGAAACGCCCGCACGTCGGACGAGACGCTCGCCTTCCCAGTCGTACGCGCCGATGAGGATGCGATGCGGGCGCGCCGGAGTCTGGTGCACCACGAGACCGTTCTCCGTGCGAGTCAGCCGGATCTCCGGCATCCCCGTCGTCTGCAGCCAGTGGGCACTCCACGCAGTGAGGTCGCGGCCGGACGCCGCTTCGAGCGCTCGCAAGAGATCGGTGAGAGTGGTGCTCCCATACGCGTGGTCGGCGAAGTACCGTTGAGCGCCGCGGAAGAACGCGTCCTCGCCGACGAAGCCGACGAGCTGCTTGAGGACGGACGCTCCCTTCGCGTACGTGATGCCGTCGAAGTTGAGCTTGGCCGCCTCGAGGTCGGTGATGTCGGCGACGATCGGATGCGTCGTCGGAAGCTGATCCTGCTCGTAGGCCCAGGCCTTTCGCCTGCTCGCGAAGCTCACCCACGCCTCGGGATGGACTCCGGCCGCGACCGAGACGTGCGAACCCATGAAATCGGCGAATGACTCTTTCAACCACAGGTCGTCCCACCAGCGCATCGTCGCGAGGTCGCCGAACCACATGTGCGCCATCTCGTGCAGGATCGTGTTGGCGCGAGCTTCGTGCTGGGCGGCAGTGGCCGCGCCTCGGAAGAGGTAGGCCTCGGTGAAGGTCACGAGACCCGGATTCTCCATAGCGCCCAGGTTGTACTCGGGGACGAAGATCTGGTCGTACTTCCCCCATGGGTAGGCGAAGGCGAATGCCTCCTCGAAGAAGGTGAGACCTCGCCGCGTGACGTCGAGGATCTC
This genomic window from Candidatus Microbacterium phytovorans contains:
- the pepN gene encoding aminopeptidase N — encoded protein: MSSSSAVTPPPTANLTREETSARSSALRLDTIDVDLDLRHAADLAIETFETSATFVFSASTSETWIDFVGAEVSGLVVNGETRPVEWDGARLRVDGLAAHNVVTVRARGVFSRSGEGLHRFTDPVDDEVYLYTQYEPADARRVYPVFEQPDLKARWRFRVSAPAGWVVLSNGAATHRADVDGGVRHSFAETLPLSSYITVVAAGPYHRVEGVWTAADRRIDLSVLCRASMAPHLDAEEILDVTRRGLTFFEEAFAFAYPWGKYDQIFVPEYNLGAMENPGLVTFTEAYLFRGAATAAQHEARANTILHEMAHMWFGDLATMRWWDDLWLKESFADFMGSHVSVAAGVHPEAWVSFASRRKAWAYEQDQLPTTHPIVADITDLEAAKLNFDGITYAKGASVLKQLVGFVGEDAFFRGAQRYFADHAYGSTTLTDLLRALEAASGRDLTAWSAHWLQTTGMPEIRLTRTENGLVVHQTPARPHRILIGAYDWEGERLVRRAGVSVDLSAEQTTIAAPVLPDAALLVPNDDDVTYAKVRLDERSTVAVAQGLSTVADPLARSVIWAALWNAVRDGLLPVAEYVEIVTTHASEETSVSLLSDVISRTSYALEHYAARADRARLSAAWLATTWEALHRADAGSDAQLAWARGLASGARNDDSRAAGIRDLLRGAATPPDGLALDPDLRWALLIALAATGHADARDADTELAADPSAAGRRAHRTVLGARPDRAVRRAGWDAAWSDTALSNDELDATISGVRAGDHRGFVSDLDDEYFDRIRTVWSTRSIEIARRLVRGLFPAADSLTRVDQWLVDNEDAPAALRRLIIEQRDTLARDLRVRALQPAG